AATCGAACAATACGGATGTATTTAGGATTTAACCTTCTCATTAGCCTACTGTTCCTGACTGTTCTCTTTGGAATTCTCGTCCGAGATAAGAGTTACTTTTTGAAAGAACGGCTTTATAAACTTCTGAAATCGACAAATTCGAGTTTTTAACCAAGCAGGGCGTTTAAAATTTCTTATGTTTTCTGAGGAAATGCAAACGTTATCGACAGTTTCTCGTTTGTTATTATTGAATGCAACATAAATTAAAAGCCGTTGCCCTTTGTTACACGGTCGTACTTAATATGCTTAACCGGCGATAGACAGTTGTCTATCCGAAATATTATCTGAGATAATATCTGAGATATCAACTTTCGATTATCTTTGACCATATCCTGTCGAATTGTACTACAATAACCACAATGCACTAGTATCCTCACGTCACACACTCCCGAATAATGAAAAGGTTAAAGGGATTTTGCTACATCGGATTTGCTTTGACAGGGCAACATGTTATGCGATCCAGGTctgggaacttttttttcccacttctcGTCTTAGATCTTCTGTCAAGCTCGAAAAATCACTTTAGCCTCTCTGAAATCCCAAGAGATTCTAAGTCGGACGTGCTTCTAACAAAGCTAGCCTCTATTTAATTGTGTTTCCTACCAGAGGAGCAGCCTGAGAGTCTCTCAGCCGAAGCAGAGCGAAGGAGTCACACCCTAAACATTCTGCGGGTTTGGGAGCCACTTTGGCTTACGAAGAGGGAAAACTAGCATTATTTTGGTCTTTGCATGGTTTAATTAGTTTGTACTCTCACCAGCTGTGTAGATAGCAGTCACAGCCGGAGCTATCTAAACAAACCCTACAACGGAAAATCATGCGGCTTCTTATGCCACATACTGCTTCGCTTAAAGAAAGATAACGTTGATTTGGCCCGTTAGCAGGCAACCGTTCAGGATATTTTAACTCCAAGGGCCCATATCATTAGCCAACAGACTATCCATTATAGCTGGCTTGCTCGTTTAAACTATATTTTGGCAGCATGAATGCACCAATGTACACATTTGTCACCCGAGACGACAACAGCAGCGTCTACGCCGAAGTGTCGAAAATCCTCATCTCCACTGGGAAATGGAAGAGACTCAAAAGGGACAATCCACGATTCAACTTGATGTTGGGAGAAAGGAATCGGCTACCCTTTGGACGGCTAGGTAAATGCGGCTAATACAGCTAACAAACACAGCTCCTACCCTGTTTGACCTACATGTACTGTATTGAATTATATTTGTATGAATAATGCCTTACACTGTCCAGCATAATCTCCATGCACATATTGTTCGTTCCATGCTCTAGAAACTATTACGAAGATGCTTCAGCGtttagaaatgcatttggagtctTTGTCACTAAGTTACCATACAACCTCACAAAAATACACTCTTTATCTATGAAAGTGGATTTTGTGACCTCTACGCAGGGCACCCCGTTCAGTGGTGTCTACCTGTGACTCAGAGGTGAAATGAGAGCGATTCCTGCATTCTGTTAATAGTTCAGACGTCTTTAAAAATACTTCTAACTGTTCAGTCACCAACCTAATTAACAACACAGTCTTGATATTGTAAAGCTTTTAAATGTGGATTACGGATTTTGCAGAGACGTGTAGTTTTTCAATGCATATATTCTTTCATGTCAAAGAGGACTGGGGCTTTAAAACCTCTGTTAAATCCCATTGTCTGCTATTTTTAGTCTCTCTGTATCCCATTCCCTACATCCCTAACAGTAACATACTTGACCTCAATGACCTTAACCATTTGTATTGGAGTTGTGTTATTGTTTCAGCATGGTATAtgatattttcactgttttgtttatacATGATGGGCTTTGGATGCATTCCTTTGGCTCTGTTAGCTAAATTTCAAGATTCCGACAATTACCATCCTTAATTCTAAATAGGTGATGGTGTATGAACCCACATTTTGGCTAGTTCAGATCATACCCCACTTTCCAACAACAGGGCCAGCTGTGTCACCATGCTGAAACTATAACACTGAACAAAATGCAGCAGAATCCCCTGTCTGATGGAGACATCCTACAGTAAGGCGTATAGGTGAATAAATGTCCTTCACAAGAAATTTCTAACATGCTGAGTCACATGACAGCAACATTAACAGAAAAGGATTGTTAACAGACCTGTTGggattgctttatttttttaaatgtttgcttctATGTTTAGACACATCAATCAAAAAAGTCCTTTAAAATATGATGTGCATATCTTTTTTGTCTAATTGTGGGGTCTCTTCCACAGGTCATGAACCAGGACTGATGCAGCTTGTGAATTACTACAGGGGAGCTGATAAGCTGTGTCGCAAGGCATCTCTGGTCAAGTCAGTTCATGAACTGTTTAtgatatttaaatgttaatgttgtaTCTGAACACATTCGTGTAGTGACCATAAATTGGCTCATCTGCCAACAGTGTTTACGTTTGCTGAGAATATCTGATAATATTTTACACAAGAAGGAACTCTGAACATGAAAAGAATTTGCCTCACAGAAGTTTTCTGAACCTCGGTGCTAATAGCTTTTCTCTTGTCCTCACTGGACTGCCTCTTGTCTCTCAGGTTAATAAAGACAAGCCCAGAGCTCAAAGATTCATGCAACTGGTTCCCTGAGTCATACATCATTTACCCCACAAACCTCAACACACCTGTGGCTCCAGCCACCAATGGCATTAGCCACATGAAGAGCAACCCAAAAACGGATGAGCGAGAGGTCTTTCTCGCCTCGTATCACTCCAAGAAGGAAAGTGGGGAAGGAACGGTGTGGATCGCCAAATCATCTGCTGGCGCTAAAGGTCCGACACCCCAGTCTCTTAATCAACGAATCAGATACTTTTggcagtgagactgtgagaaAGCTGTCTAGCAACTtgctgttcttgtttgtttctggtcGCAGCAAAGGTGTTTGTGATAGCAGAAGGAAATAGTTCTTACAGagttacacacaaaaaaagcaacttACCAATAAGAAATATCACATTTAATGTTCCAGCTCTgtgttcatatttatttattactaaatgcaatctctgattggctgaagagcgtgcacactTGCTTTCagggtgaaaatcaacaggtaactaagagttgaaaacaaaaaccagagtAAACTGTACTCTGACACAGTCTGTTCTGTGGGCTTACTAATTCAGCCTCATTGGACAGTGATGGACCTTACTGTTTAATGTCACTTTCCATATGATGTGTATGTTATTCAGGGGCTGGAATACTGATCTCATATGATGCCAATGAGCTGCTTGAGTTTATTGATAATCAGGGACAAGTTCATGTCATTCAGAAGTACTTGGAGAGACCACTGCTGCTGGAACCAGGACATCGCAAATTTGATATAAGGTGAGATCAGCTGTGACTTATTATCCTTGCCATTTCTGTTTAGTGTTATTTTTGATATTATGTAATGTACTCAGTGTAGACTCAGTGTTTCATAGTGTTATTTAGTGGAGTTAGTGATCAGGACTGATATTGACTGGTATGCACAATGTTTTCGTACAATTTGGAATACTAAAATTATTTAGTGATAAAATGTGATGCACTGTGTCTGCACACTATGCTATAATAAATATGTAAGTGAGTAAAATTAAGAAAAGTTGGTAAAAGTAATATtggctatttttgtttttgacttggATTTATTCCTCTCACATTCTCCTGGCGTGACATTTGGAGGACCGTCATGTTCGTAGTATCTTTGAGACCTTATGAAACTGtgcagagtgtttttttttttttttttttgcaaattaaGCATCCACATCACATTGCCACAGTTTAATGATCTTTCTGGACTCTCTTGCTTGTTTGAACTTCAGGAGCTGGGTGCTGGTGGATCACCAGTACAACATCTACCTTTACCGTGAGGGCGTGCTGAGAACCTCGTCTGAACCATATAACACCTCCGATCTCCAGGACATGACCAGTCACCTCACCAATCACTGCATCCAGAAAGAACTCTCTCAGAACTATGGCCGGTATGAGGAGGGTAACGAGATGTTCTTCGACGAGTTCAGGCAGTACCTGTTGACCACACACggtgttgccatggaaacttcCATTTTGCCACAGATTAAGCATATTATAAGGTAACACTGTCTGCGCCTCTCTGGGCAACATGATTGGCTTTGTGGAGGGGGgcgggagaggggaggggggcggggtaAGTGAAGCTGAAGACTATATACCTAGAGTTGGGAGAGATTAATTCAACTGTAAAAAGTGGGCTTCTCATTGAAACCGATCCAGTTTGTTTTGTCAAtcaactctgtgtctgtggtatgCATCTTTATTCTAGAATAATGCCAAATATTATTGTCAAAATTTCTCTTAATTCAGCCTAGGTATTTGGTTAGAACCATTGTTCCTGACTCGTGTGGCCTGTTCTGttattgtgtttctctcctgtgtttGAGGGAACAGTACATCCTGTCTGTTGACCAGTGATGGTTGTGGTTTTGTAGCTGAGACAGGAATCAAATGAAGAATACAGTTTTCatcatttcagtgcattttaaCCCTGTTGTCTCATAGTATGTCCCTTTTGATTGTGATTCTGGTAGCTTGTCACCTTTGCATTCTTCTAGCACTTTTTAATAGGGTCTtatattgtgttattttattacaCTTTATAATCTTTCTCACTGCAGATTTAATGACTTTGCAGTGAGGTGTTCTGACATTTACCTGTTCTGTCAGACATTTAAACTAGCTATCTGTTTTCATCTTGCAGTATTTTCATGCATCTTCAGCAAATTGTAATCATCCCTGTACATCTGAAAGCATTTCCAGTGTTCAAGTGTTAGCTGAGTTCCCCTTTGTTCGGCAGTTTCTGCCCATAGCCCCTGTTAAGACTGATGAAAGGCCTATCAGTTACTCCAGTGGTTATTTTGGCTGCATAGAAATGAATGACTAAATAAATGAGTATTAATAACAGTAAAACATAATCTTGGTGCCAGCCTTTTTGCTGTGTTGGCAGCCTTTTCACTGTAGAACTTCTGTTAGTCTCTGAATATATGTTGTCACATTCTTTTCGGTACCTGTGTCTGATTGAGTTTGCTCTGGTCTTGGCAGGAGCTGTCTGATGTGTATAGAGCCAGCCATCAGCACCAAACACTTGTCCTACCAGAGTTTCCAGCTGTTCGGGTTCGACTTCATGCTGGATGAGAACTTTAAAGTGTGGCTGATTGAGATCAATGGAGCACCTGCGTGTGCACAGTTAGTACCACTCCACAAACTCT
This sequence is a window from Chanos chanos chromosome 4, fChaCha1.1, whole genome shotgun sequence. Protein-coding genes within it:
- the ttl gene encoding tubulin--tyrosine ligase gives rise to the protein MNAPMYTFVTRDDNSSVYAEVSKILISTGKWKRLKRDNPRFNLMLGERNRLPFGRLGHEPGLMQLVNYYRGADKLCRKASLVKLIKTSPELKDSCNWFPESYIIYPTNLNTPVAPATNGISHMKSNPKTDEREVFLASYHSKKESGEGTVWIAKSSAGAKGAGILISYDANELLEFIDNQGQVHVIQKYLERPLLLEPGHRKFDIRSWVLVDHQYNIYLYREGVLRTSSEPYNTSDLQDMTSHLTNHCIQKELSQNYGRYEEGNEMFFDEFRQYLLTTHGVAMETSILPQIKHIIRSCLMCIEPAISTKHLSYQSFQLFGFDFMLDENFKVWLIEINGAPACAQKLYPELCQGIVDVAISTVFSLNADALSCSPPFSTSPSLSTSNSCSSPKLRAPHQIGPFIKL